The Triticum dicoccoides isolate Atlit2015 ecotype Zavitan unplaced genomic scaffold, WEW_v2.0 scaffold59700, whole genome shotgun sequence genome includes a region encoding these proteins:
- the LOC119347139 gene encoding peroxidase 47-like, translated as MHRLSQQKGKTMVSMKQQHVTRATAAVVAVLLLLMVAAPGGAAAQGRRGGGGGGGGRGYGYGGSGDHEWGGEGGGLSMDYYSMTCPHAQDIVRGVVFKALDKDPTLAASLLRLHFHDCFVRGCDASVLLDSTKAHGTAEKDALTDKSLRGFEVIDAVKAALEAQCPGTVSCADVLALAARDSVFMAGDLYYMVPMGRKDGYVSRAADTSALPAATLNASELIKVFVGDHGFTVPELVALSGAHTLGQAHCANFKNRLSGFGKAGKDPTMEAWMAASLAKTCKAGGDGATAKLDATSNAFDVEYYKGLQARRGLLTSDQTLLTGSPETATYVKQFADSPDDFFETFVQGMGRMGQLDLNPDGNVRISCRVLN; from the coding sequence ATGCATAGACTATCACAACAAAAAGGCAAGACCATGGTGAGCATGAAGCAGCAGCATGTCACTCGCGCAACCGCTGCCGTAGTGGCCGTGCTGCTGCTGCTCATGGTGGCGGCCCCCGGTGGCGCGGCGGCACAAGGtcgtagaggaggaggaggaggaggaggaggacgtggataCGGATATGGCGGTAGTGGTGACCATGAATGGGGAGGCGAAGGTGGTGGTCTGAGCATGGATTACTACTCCATGACGTGCCCGCACGCCCAAGACATCGTGCGCGGCGTGGTGTTCAAGGCGCTGGACAAGGACCCCACCCTGGCGGCGTCGCTGCTCCGGCTTCacttccacgactgcttcgtccGCGGCTGCGACGCCTCGGTGCTCCTCGACTCCACCAAGGCCCACGGCACCGCCGAGAAGGACGCGCTCACCGACAAGTCCCTGCGCGGCTTCGAGGTCATCGACGCCGTCAAGGCCGCCCTCGAGGCGCAGTGCCCCGGCaccgtctcctgcgccgacgtccTCGCGCTCGCCGCCCGGGACTCCGTCTTCATGGCCGGGGACCTCTACTACATGGTGCCCATGGGCCGCAAGGACGGTTACGTCTCCCGCGCCGCCGACACCTCCGCGCTCCCCGCCGCGACGCTCAACGCGTCCGAGCTTATCAAGGTGTTCGTCGGTGACCACGGCTTCACCGTGCCGGAGCTCGTGGCGCTCTCCGGCGCCCACACGCTCGGCCAGGCCCACTGCGCCAACTTCAAGAACCGGCTCAGCGGCTTCGGCAAGGCCGGCAAGGACCCCACGATGGAGGCCTGGATGGCGGCGTCCCTGGCCAAGACCTGCAaggccggcggcgacggcgccaCGGCCAAGCTCGACGCCACCAGCAACGCCTTCGACGTCGAGTACTACAAGGGCCTGCAGGCCAGGAGGGGTCTGCTGACGTCCGACCAGACGCTGCTCACCGGGTCGCCGGAGACGGCCACGTATGTGAAGCAGTTCGCCGACAGCCCGGACGACTTCTTCGAGACGTTCGTGCAGGGGATGGGGAGGATGGGGCAGCTGGACCTCAACCCGGACGGCAACGTCAGGATCAGCTGCAGGGTGCTCAACTAA